The window ATTGGGATGAGAATAATGCGATTTACTAAAAATCACTTAAGTTCTTGAAAGTGCCAAATTATTTTTAAATGCAATATTTAAATAGGATTAAAATTAAATAATAACTTATATAAAAATTGGATTTAAGTTTTAACTAACTAGTATTAGTTAATAACGGGTGGGATAATATTGTATAAAGACGAAATGATTCAATTACATCAATTTTTTGTTTATGTTTTAAAATACTTAGCTGAAGATGACCAAATTACAAATGATTGCAGTGAATATATTTCTCTCAAAATAAGCCCTCATCATATTCATAAGACAAAAGCAGAACATAAACATGCCATTTTTGTTCTATGTAAAATTATTGCTCAGTTAATGGCTGATAAGGATAATACATCCATTCCGGATAATGTGCGCAATTCTCTTTCAGATTTAGTAGAAAGATCTGAAGCGGAACTTGGTGCAAAATAATTTTTTTATTTATCCATTTTTTTTTAAATCAAAATCTTAATATAATAATTATATACAATTAATTATTATAATTGTAAATTAAAAAAATAACTATTGTTATGTAGTTTATTTTTAAGAATTAAACTTGAGTGATATTTTGAAATCTTTTGAATTTTTATCTGTAAATAGGAAAGAAAAACCAAGAACTTCTGGTTTAACTATGGTTCTAGACAAAGGATTAGGTCTTGAAACTGCAACTAGTCTTATGGATATATCTGGCGAGCATGTGGATTATGTTAAATTCGGATGGGGAACATCAATTGTTCATGAGCAGGATATAATTAAATCAAAAGTTGAAATGTATAAGGCTCATGATGTAATTCCATATACTGGAGGAACATTATTCGAACTTGCATACACAAAAGGAAAGCTTGAAGAATTCTTCGCCGAAGCCCATTATTTGGGATTTCCATGTATTGAAATATCTGACGGAACAGTTTTCATTCCTCATGAAGATAAGTTGGACTGTATCAGAAAAGCAAAGGAAGCAGGTTTTGAAGTGGTATCTGAAGTTGGAAAGAAAGACCCTGTATTAGATGATGAATTAACTATTGATGAACGTATAAAATATATGAAAGATGAACTTGAAGCAGGTTCATCACTGGTCATTGTCGAGTCTCGTGAAGGCGGAAAGAATATTGGAATATTCGATAAAGACGGTGATGCAAAAGAAGATGAGATTGATGTTATTTTAAACAGCATCGATGGTGATAAAATCCTTTGGGAAGCTCCAAATAAGAATCAGCAGGTATTTTTCATTTTAAAACTTGGAAATACAGTTAACTTGGGAAATATTTCCAGTGATGAAATCACATCTCTTGAAACTTTAAGAAGAGGTTTGAGAGGAGACACTTTTGGAAAAATATAGTGGAATGGTTTAATTGAGTAAAAATAGGACAATTGATGAAATAAACCAAAAAATTATCAATGATGATGCTAATATTTTCACCGCTGAAGAATTTAAAAAGCTCATAAAAAATGATGAAACACCAAGTTTTGATGAAGTGGATGTGGTTACCTGCGGAACCTGTGGTGTAATGAGCGGTACTGCTGCTATATTGAACTTTATAGCAACTGATCCAGGAATATTCATAAGGGCAAATGAAGTTTACTTAAACGGAGTTCCGGCATATGCAGGGCCTTGTCCGAACGAATGGCTGGGGTCTGTTGATGTGATTCTTCACGGAACAGCACATTCAATTTACGATGAAAGTTATGGTGGAGGATTCCTGCTAAAAGACATTCTTGAAGGAAAAGAGATTGATGTGAGAATTGAAAGTGCGGAAGGCAAGACTATTGAAAATTCAATATCCTTAAAAGATATTACAAGAGCACAGATAATTGGTGCCCGTATGGCATTTAAAAATTACACTGCATTTACAAACCCTCACAACAAGGCAGTTTCATCGATTTTTTCTGCAGTTGCTCTTGAAGGAAACTTAAGAGGATTAACATTTTCCGGATGCGGAGATTTAAATCCTCTTCAAAACGACATTTCCCAAAACGTTATAAAGGAAGGTACAAGGGTTCTTTTAAATGGGGCTCAGGGGTATGTGCTTGGAAACGGAACAAGGTCTTCTCCTGAAAAACCGAACCTGATGCTGTCAGCGGATTTGACTCAAATGGATTCATATTATATTGGTGGTTTTAAAACAGGCCAGGGCGGAGAAGTTTATGATACTGTGGCGGTTCCAATACCTGTATTGAATGAGGAGATTTATAACAATTTGCTTATAACTGATGATGAAGTCGATATTCCGGTATCGGATATTAAAGGACGTCATCTGCCTCTTGATGAGACAAATTACAAAAAACTATGGGCGGACTATAGCTTAAGGCCTCAGTATGACAGGAGCAAATGTCTTGAATGTGATTCATGTATTGTAGAGGAAATATGTCCAACAAATGCATTTGCAGGTGAAAGACTGAATCTCGCTTACTGTTTCGGATGCGGAATGTGTGCCAATTATTGTCCCAACGAAGCATTTGACATGAATACAGGAAGTGTTGATTTGACAATCAATAATAAAGATGTCAATATTCCAATAATCTGCAGACAGTCTGATAGATTAAGGGCCAATAAATTATCATTGAAATTAAAGAAAATGATTCAAAATCAGGAGTTTAAATTATAAGGTGTTTACATGCAGAAAATTACTGACTCACCCATTGATTTTGCCGAACACATCATTGAAGATGTTAAAAATTCAAAGGAGGAAGGTGTTTTAAAATGTGTTCAATGCGGGATGTGCACTTCTACCTGTCCTGCAGCTCAACATTCAGATTATAATCCTCGCGATATTATTGAAAGAGTTTTGGATGGTGATATTTCAATTTTAGAAGATGATTCTATCTGGAACTGTTTTTATTGTTATACATGCCATAGCGTATGTCCTGTTGGAAACAGCGTATGTGAAGTAAACCAGATATTAAAGCAGTTTGCTATTGAAAATGAAATGGGCTACGATAAGCTTTATGAGTATATGGGTTTTGCCGATTCATATTTTACAGCGGCAATCGGTGCAATTCCCGAAATATTTTTTAAGGATATTAAACGTGATGTTCCTGGATGGTGGGAGTTCAGATTACATTTGGATGAAATAAGAGATGAACTGGATTTGGACCCTCCATTAATGCCCTCAAAGGAAGTTATTGATGAAGTAAGTAAAATTTTAACAATAACAGGATTTAAAGATAAAATAGAAAAAATAAGAGCAACACAAGGTTGAGAAAAATGAAAAAGATTCCTGATAGTGATATTCTTTTATTTAGAAGTTGCCTTGTCAGTGTAGAGTATCCCGGTGTTGAAGCATCAACAAAGTTTGTATTTGATAAGCTTGGAATAGATTATGGGATTTCTGAAAAACAGACCTGCTGTACCGGACTTGGACATTATTCTGATGTATTTAATCAAATTGATACAACTGCAATTGGAGTGCGTAATTTTAAAATAGCCAAGGAACTGAACCGTAAAAACCTGGTTATGATTTGCGCAACATGCTATGCAATCAATAAAAAATCAGTGAAATTACTTAATAATAAGGATGAGCTGAGAAATCACATTAACCAACTGTTTGAAGACAACGGATTATCTCACCTTAAATATGAAAAAGATGATTTAAAACCTACCGAAAACATTTTCCATGTTGTTGATATTTTATATGGTAAAAAAGACCAGATAAGAGACCATATCAAATATGATTTAAGCGATTATACAATAGCAACCCACCATGGTTGCCATTATTGCAAAGTGCATTATGAAGACACTATCGGCGGCGTTAGAGACCCAAATATTCTTGATGAGCTGGTTGAAGCCTGCGGATGCAAAACAATAGGATGGTATGATTACAAGCGGGCAACATGTGGAACCGGTTTTAGACAAAGATACTCAAATCCTGAATTGTCATTTACAGCAACAGCTGATAAGATGAATGCAATTGAAGATGAAGATGTGGATATTTTAGTTCACTTATGTCCGAATTGCCATATTCAGTTTGACAGATATCAGCATTTAATAAGCAAAAGGGAAGGCAGAAATTTCAAGGCTATACATCTAAACATAGCACAGTTTATTGCCCTTGCCATGGGCGGCGACTTTGATAAAGTTATTGGTGTAAAAGCTCATACAGTACCAATCGATTCTGTAATCAAACAATTGAAGGAGGTCGACAAATGAAGGACGATTTAAAAGTTGGCGTGTTTTTATGTGAATGTGGTGGAAATATTTCAGATACTATTGATTTGGAAAAAGTAAAAGAATCACTTGATGTTGAATTCATCGGGCAGTTTGTAAATTTATGTTCCCTTAATGGACGTAAATTAATCCGTGATGCAATTTTTGACCATGGTCTTGACCGTATTGTAATTGCGGCATGTTCACCGATAAGTCATGAAAAAACATTTCAGGATTACATCAAACCTTTGAATCCCTATTTAATGGACATGGCAAATATCAGAGAGCAGTGCTCATGGGTACACTCAGATAAAGACAGAGCAACCCATAAGGCCATTACTTTAATCAACGCTTCAATCGAAAAGATAAAACAGTCCGATGCAGTTGATCCTATCTATTGTCAGACTCCAAAGGAAGTTGCAGTTATTGGTGGTGGAATAGCCGGAATGAATGCTGCACTGTCCCTTGCAAAACAGGGAACTAAAGTTACTTTAATTGAACAGTCCCCTTCAATTGGAGGGCAGATGGCCAAAATAGGTAAGGTGTTCTCACCTGTCAAAATAGCTGAAGAGTGCGGAATGTGTCTTTTAAATCCGATTTTAAATGAACTTGTTTGGAATGAAAATATTGAGGTTTTAACCAACACCAAAGTCATTGAAGCTGAAAGGCGCGGAGGAACCTATAATTTAATTTTAGAAAAGTCTCCAAGATATGTTGATGTGGAAAAATGTATTGGATGCGGCAAATGTGCTGAAGTCTGTGAAATTGAAGTTCCGGATGACTGGAATGATAATCTCTCAATGAGAAAAGCTATCTACAGGCCATTTGGCCAGTCCTATCCTGAAGCTTATGTAATTGATATGGATAACTGCTCCAAATGCGGGGATTGTTTTAGACAGTGTAATATGAAAGCCATCAGGCTTAAAAGCAAATCTGAAAGAATTCCTCTTCAGGTCGGTTCAATAATTGTAGCAACCGGCCATCAACTGTTCGATATGGATAAAAGACCGGAGTATGGATACAATCGTTATGATGATGTAATAACACAGTCGGAACTGGGCCGTATTACTGGTGTTAATGGGCCGACTAAAGGAAAGCTTTTAAAAGCTAACGGTGAGGTTCCAAAACGTGTTGTAATGATTCAGTGTGTCGGCTCAAGAGACGAAAAGCCTGACGGTCACAGGTACTGTTCGAAAATATGCTGTACAGTAGCTTTAAAAAACGCCAATATCATTAAACATAAATACCCTGATACTGATGTTTTAATTTGTTATACTGATATCAGAACTCCTGGAATGTTTGAAAAGTATTATAAGCACACTCAGGAAAATGAAGTTCGTTTCCTCAGAGGCCGTCCTGGTGAAGTGGTTAAAAAAGGAGACAATTTTATTGTAAGAACTGAAGATACAATCAAAGGTGAATTTGTTGAAATTGAGGCTGATATGGTTGTGCTTTCAACAGCAATGGAACCGTCACAGGGCACTAAGGAAATTGCAGAGATTTTAAATGTAGGCACTACTGAAGACGGATTTATCAAAGAATCCCATCCAAAAATCAAGCCTGTTGCAACTGACGTTCAGGGAATATTTGTATGCGGCACTGCACATGATCCAAAAGACATTACAGATTCGATCATGCAGGGAATAGCTGCCGCTTCTAAAGTCAGCGAATACAATTATGGCGGAGTGGAAATTGAGCCGTTTATTGCAGAAATTGACCGTGAAAAATGTATACTTTGCGGTGAATGTGTAAAGAGATGCAATTATAAATCTATGAATATACAGGATGATGAGGTCTACATTAACCCGATGAGCTGTAACGGTTGCGGTAAATGTCTTATTGGATGTAATCAGAGAGCCATTACAATCAACGGTAATATTGATGAGAAAATCACATCAACCATTAAAGGAGTTTTGTCTAAAAAACGTGAAGGCCAGCGTATGATACTGGTATTTTTGGACAATATCGGTTATACTGCTGCTGATAATATTGGTGTAAACAGATTGTCTTATCCTGATTCAATTCATATCATTAAAGTAATTTCCGTAAACCGTGTGCGTCCAAGACATATTCAGTATGCACTTGAAAATGGTGCTGACGGATTATTCATCGGAGAGTTTCCTGGAGACTTGATGTATGGTGAAGTGGAACGTAAAATTCAGAATGTTAAGGACAGAATCGCCGAGTTAGGTGAAAATCCTGAAAGAATTACATTTTCAAAAGTTTACATTCCATACTACTCAGGACTTGCCCGCAAGTTTATAGAATTTGATAAAAAAATAGCAGAATTAGATGAAGCTAAATAGATAGCTTCTATAATTTTTTTATGATTTCCTTTCCCAAATCTGTGCATTTGTAGAGCCTTCCTTTCCTTACTTCCTCATTTACACAGATTACTAAATCTTTTTCTTTTAAATCGTGAAGTGCTGATGATACCTGGCTGGTTTTTACATTAAGTTCTTTTGCTATTTCGGAAGGCATTTTTAAATCATCACTAATTATCTTTAAGGTATTGGTTCTGTAGGGGGATATTTTAACATAACCTAGGAGCTCATAAATTTCTATATTTTCCATGCTTTTATTTGTCTATTTTAACTATTTAATCTTTATATATCAATTATATTCTTTTAGATTTAGTTAATAATAATTTATACATATTTTTGTCTTTAAATGGAATTCATAAACCTGTTTTTAATCTCAATCGGAGTTAAGTCGATTATCGCTGCATTTGAGTTTCCGCTGTCTGTTGTGTATACTATAAAACTTGCATCATCACTTCTGATGAACTCTTTTAGATTAATATCTTTGAAGTTATGGCTGTTTTTAAATCCAACGCCTCTTGCAACATCAACCAGATCAAGTTTTTGTGCGTAGGTGTCCTGATTGCCAGTTGAGCCGTAAGCTCCGTTGTCAATTACAATCCATGTTAGATTTTTGGGATTGTTTGCAAATACTGTTACCATTGATCCCATGTTCATTAAAAGGGCACCGTCTCCGTCAATCACAACAATGTCTTCGTTAGGTTTTGCTAATGCAAGGCCAAGACCGATAGATGATGCAAGACCCATTGACCCGATCATGTAAAAGTTTTTTTGTCTGTCTTTAATATCATACAGTTCCCTTGATGGAAATCCGATGTTGCATATGACCAGTTCATCGTCAATATATTTCATTATCTCTTCAATAGCTTCTCTTCTTGCCATGTTATCACCAATATTTAATTTCCAATAATACACTAACAGGTTTTCCTTCCTCTTTTGACAAATCCCATGCTTCCTTTACATCTTCATATGCTCCTTCGGGGTGTGCAGGCTTGAAGAACTTGTAGTCCATGGCTTTTAAAAGCAGCGGTGTTGACTCGCCCATGGGAACTTGCCCGCAGATATTTTCCCCTTCGGTTCCTCTATGGCTCATTATCATAAGCAGAGGGAATTCATATAGTTCAGTTAGGGATTTCAGTCCATTGATTGAATTTCCAAGTCCTGAATTTTGCATTAAAATAGCCGGTTTCATGCCTCCAAGGTAAGCTCCGGCACATATTCCTATTCCTTCTTCCTCACGGGTAACTGGAACGTGTGTAATTTCGCCATCTTCATCAATCATGTTTAATAATTTTGATAGGTTAACGCATGGAACGCTTACGATAAAGTCAATTCCAGCATCTTTAAGTCCGTTAAATATAGCTTCGTTACTATCCATCGTATCACTTCTTGTATTATAGGATTAATTTTGTAAAATTTATTATAAAAAGCTATTTGATTACTTGATAATTCTATTTATATCATTTTTTCAGTCTAATTAACTCATATTTAAATAGCAACCTTTTTATTAAACTTAACACTAAAATAAATTTATGTTTGATAAATTACCAATTTCTTCTAAAACAGATAAGATTTTAACTAAATCTCTTGATGAACCAATCAGTGTTGAGGAAGCAAATTACCTGATGAACACTAACGGCACTGATTTTTATCCGCTGCTTGCAACAGCAAATCATTTAAGGCGCGAAATCGTTGGGGATAATGTAACATTCATTAATAACTGTAATATCAATTTTACAAATATATGTACTGTAAGGTGCGGTTTTTGTGCATTTGGAAGGGATGCAGATGATCCTGACGCATATATCCTTGATGATGAGGCGATACTTAGGAAAGCTCAGGGAGCTGTTGAAAAGGGAGCTCATGAGTTCTGTCTGATGGGAGGGGTGCTTCCCGATGCAGATATTGAATACTACGAGCATCTGATTCACATATTAAAAGACGAATATCCTAAGGTTATGGTTCACGGATTTTCACCAACCATGATTAGCGATGCCTGCATGGTGTCCGGAATAGATATTGCTGAAGGATGTGAGAGACTGCGTGATGCAGGTCTTGACACACTGCCAGGCACTGCTGCTGAAATCTTAACCGACCGCTCAAGAGAAATTATTTGTCCTGAAAAAGTAAGTGTTGCAGAATGGATAGACATTGTTAAAACAGCTCATGAAGTGGGCATTCCTGGTTCTGCAACAATCATGTATGGTCATGTCGAAACTATAGAAGAAAGGGTAGAACACATCGACATCATTAGAAAAATACAGGAAGAAACACATGGATTTACAGAATTTATCCCAATGACATTTATGCATGAGTATTCGCCAATCTTTTTAGAGGGACAATCAAACTTTGGAGCTACCGGAACACAGGATTTAAAATTATATGCCGTTTCAAGATTGATGCTTAGAGATTTAATCCCGAATATCCAGGTATCATGGGTAAAGATGGGTTATAGATTTGCTCAGGTATCCTTAACTGCCGGTGCTAATGACCTTGGAGGAACATTGGGTGGCGATGAATTGTCAGAAGCCTCAGGTGCACCTGATGGGGTTGAAGCATCAATTGATTCTCTAAGCAGACTTGTTACAGATTTAAACAGAAATCCGATTGAGAGGAATTCCAAGTACACTGAGTTTTATCCTATTCAGTAATCTGGTGCTTAAATGAATAAATTTATTGTCATTGACGGGTTGGACGGATCAGGTAAGGATACGCAGGTTAGGCTACTGGCTGAAATGTATGAAAAACAGGGCCGTGATGTGGTTGTCAGGTCCCATCCCTGCAGTGATAACCGATTTGGCCGAAAATCGAAAAAGGCACTATTAAAAAGAGGCAAGTTCAACCATTTTCTTGCAACAGTTTATTATGGCCTTGATGCGGTCAGGTCAGTTGTAAAATATAGTCATAGCGATGATGTTGACGTGCTGATTTTTTCAAGATACATTTTGGCTGTAATGTATCTTCCGGATGCAATAAATACAATAATATATAAAATCGTGGCATTCGTTCTTCCAACATCCGACTGCATGTTCTTTTTAGATATCACTCCTGAAGAATCTCTCAGAAGAATTAATAGCCGCAGCGAAGATATTGAAATGTTTGAAAATATTGAATCCCTTAAAAAAAACCGTTTAAGGTCACAGAAATTCACTTACAATTGGACTGTTGTGCCGGCTGACGGGTCAGCTGAAGAAATCTCTGAGAAAATAAAGGAAAAATGTCTTGAAAGCGATAAAGCGTTAAATTAATCATATTACTTCTTTTATTCCGTCGTTAGTGATAATCATTAATGAATTAAGGTTTTCCAATACAAGTGAAGCTATGGGATGTGTTTGAATATCTTTATGCATAAATATTACTTCTTTTTCAATAATGTCAATCCAATTAACATGATATACTACAACGCCATTAACAATCAATCCCAAAAACTCGGGAATAAATCTGTTTTCGTTTATTTCTTCAAAATACTTATTTTTTCTAAGTATATCTCTTAAAACTTCATCCATATTATACACCTTTTCTCTCATATACAAATTTAGGAACCGCCTTGTCAAAGGGGTCAAAATTTTCCCTGTCCTTAACTTCCATACATTTCATACTTACCTTTGAATGGAGTGAGGAGGGAAGCCTTAAAATTCTTTTCAAATCAATTGATACTTTTGCATCAATAGTTGATAAATTGACGCGTGCCATGGCCTCAACAAGATTCTTGTATCTTCTGGGGCCGATATCCCTTTTGAAATAGCCCCAGTCATCATTTTCAAGGTGATGTCTTGAAGCTATTATGTCCTTCATCAGTTTAGGATTAATTCCGTCAATTTTTTCATTTCCAACTAAATGCAGAATATTATATTTTACCTTTTGTGTAAAAATCTTTGAATAACCGATCGGGATCGTGAAATGCTCAAAGTTAAAGCTCTGATTTGAAACTTCGGAATTCATAAACTGGGATTTTGGAACTTCGGCACCTGCAACATATTTTAAAACTTCAGATCTAAGTTCGCTGTTTGCAAGCATCATTTCCTCATCTAAAATCCTGATGTGGTATCCTCTTCCTGAATAAATCAGATGTATGTTTTTAAGACCCAAATCTGACTGTAGCGTGTCAATTAAGGAGTTGACAATTTCTAAAGCTTCACCAAGACAAGTTTCACAAACTCCGTTACATTGGCAGCTTCTAATCGGAATGTCTTTTGCATCAACATCAAAGATATACTCGGCTTTCAGCCAGTCTCCTCTTCGTTTCGGATTATTGTAGAATGCCACTGATATGTAAGCTGCAAAGGGAGCTTTGTATTTTAAGAATT of the Methanobrevibacter sp. genome contains:
- a CDS encoding UPF0058 family protein produces the protein MYKDEMIQLHQFFVYVLKYLAEDDQITNDCSEYISLKISPHHIHKTKAEHKHAIFVLCKIIAQLMADKDNTSIPDNVRNSLSDLVERSEAELGAK
- the comA gene encoding phosphosulfolactate synthase; translation: MKSFEFLSVNRKEKPRTSGLTMVLDKGLGLETATSLMDISGEHVDYVKFGWGTSIVHEQDIIKSKVEMYKAHDVIPYTGGTLFELAYTKGKLEEFFAEAHYLGFPCIEISDGTVFIPHEDKLDCIRKAKEAGFEVVSEVGKKDPVLDDELTIDERIKYMKDELEAGSSLVIVESREGGKNIGIFDKDGDAKEDEIDVILNSIDGDKILWEAPNKNQQVFFILKLGNTVNLGNISSDEITSLETLRRGLRGDTFGKI
- a CDS encoding methanogenesis marker 16 metalloprotein gives rise to the protein MSKNRTIDEINQKIINDDANIFTAEEFKKLIKNDETPSFDEVDVVTCGTCGVMSGTAAILNFIATDPGIFIRANEVYLNGVPAYAGPCPNEWLGSVDVILHGTAHSIYDESYGGGFLLKDILEGKEIDVRIESAEGKTIENSISLKDITRAQIIGARMAFKNYTAFTNPHNKAVSSIFSAVALEGNLRGLTFSGCGDLNPLQNDISQNVIKEGTRVLLNGAQGYVLGNGTRSSPEKPNLMLSADLTQMDSYYIGGFKTGQGGEVYDTVAVPIPVLNEEIYNNLLITDDEVDIPVSDIKGRHLPLDETNYKKLWADYSLRPQYDRSKCLECDSCIVEEICPTNAFAGERLNLAYCFGCGMCANYCPNEAFDMNTGSVDLTINNKDVNIPIICRQSDRLRANKLSLKLKKMIQNQEFKL
- the hdrC gene encoding ferredoxin:CoB-CoM heterodisulfide reductase subunit HdrC; the encoded protein is MQKITDSPIDFAEHIIEDVKNSKEEGVLKCVQCGMCTSTCPAAQHSDYNPRDIIERVLDGDISILEDDSIWNCFYCYTCHSVCPVGNSVCEVNQILKQFAIENEMGYDKLYEYMGFADSYFTAAIGAIPEIFFKDIKRDVPGWWEFRLHLDEIRDELDLDPPLMPSKEVIDEVSKILTITGFKDKIEKIRATQG
- the hdrB gene encoding ferredoxin:CoB-CoM heterodisulfide reductase subunit HdrB — protein: MKKIPDSDILLFRSCLVSVEYPGVEASTKFVFDKLGIDYGISEKQTCCTGLGHYSDVFNQIDTTAIGVRNFKIAKELNRKNLVMICATCYAINKKSVKLLNNKDELRNHINQLFEDNGLSHLKYEKDDLKPTENIFHVVDILYGKKDQIRDHIKYDLSDYTIATHHGCHYCKVHYEDTIGGVRDPNILDELVEACGCKTIGWYDYKRATCGTGFRQRYSNPELSFTATADKMNAIEDEDVDILVHLCPNCHIQFDRYQHLISKREGRNFKAIHLNIAQFIALAMGGDFDKVIGVKAHTVPIDSVIKQLKEVDK
- the hdrA gene encoding ferredoxin:CoB-CoM heterodisulfide reductase subunit HdrA, producing MKDDLKVGVFLCECGGNISDTIDLEKVKESLDVEFIGQFVNLCSLNGRKLIRDAIFDHGLDRIVIAACSPISHEKTFQDYIKPLNPYLMDMANIREQCSWVHSDKDRATHKAITLINASIEKIKQSDAVDPIYCQTPKEVAVIGGGIAGMNAALSLAKQGTKVTLIEQSPSIGGQMAKIGKVFSPVKIAEECGMCLLNPILNELVWNENIEVLTNTKVIEAERRGGTYNLILEKSPRYVDVEKCIGCGKCAEVCEIEVPDDWNDNLSMRKAIYRPFGQSYPEAYVIDMDNCSKCGDCFRQCNMKAIRLKSKSERIPLQVGSIIVATGHQLFDMDKRPEYGYNRYDDVITQSELGRITGVNGPTKGKLLKANGEVPKRVVMIQCVGSRDEKPDGHRYCSKICCTVALKNANIIKHKYPDTDVLICYTDIRTPGMFEKYYKHTQENEVRFLRGRPGEVVKKGDNFIVRTEDTIKGEFVEIEADMVVLSTAMEPSQGTKEIAEILNVGTTEDGFIKESHPKIKPVATDVQGIFVCGTAHDPKDITDSIMQGIAAASKVSEYNYGGVEIEPFIAEIDREKCILCGECVKRCNYKSMNIQDDEVYINPMSCNGCGKCLIGCNQRAITINGNIDEKITSTIKGVLSKKREGQRMILVFLDNIGYTAADNIGVNRLSYPDSIHIIKVISVNRVRPRHIQYALENGADGLFIGEFPGDLMYGEVERKIQNVKDRIAELGENPERITFSKVYIPYYSGLARKFIEFDKKIAELDEAK
- a CDS encoding MarR family transcriptional regulator, yielding MENIEIYELLGYVKISPYRTNTLKIISDDLKMPSEIAKELNVKTSQVSSALHDLKEKDLVICVNEEVRKGRLYKCTDLGKEIIKKL
- the comE gene encoding sulfopyruvate decarboxylase subunit beta, encoding MARREAIEEIMKYIDDELVICNIGFPSRELYDIKDRQKNFYMIGSMGLASSIGLGLALAKPNEDIVVIDGDGALLMNMGSMVTVFANNPKNLTWIVIDNGAYGSTGNQDTYAQKLDLVDVARGVGFKNSHNFKDINLKEFIRSDDASFIVYTTDSGNSNAAIIDLTPIEIKNRFMNSI
- the comD gene encoding sulfopyruvate decarboxylase subunit alpha, producing MDSNEAIFNGLKDAGIDFIVSVPCVNLSKLLNMIDEDGEITHVPVTREEEGIGICAGAYLGGMKPAILMQNSGLGNSINGLKSLTELYEFPLLMIMSHRGTEGENICGQVPMGESTPLLLKAMDYKFFKPAHPEGAYEDVKEAWDLSKEEGKPVSVLLEIKYW
- the cofH gene encoding 5-amino-6-(D-ribitylamino)uracil--L-tyrosine 4-hydroxyphenyl transferase CofH; this translates as MFDKLPISSKTDKILTKSLDEPISVEEANYLMNTNGTDFYPLLATANHLRREIVGDNVTFINNCNINFTNICTVRCGFCAFGRDADDPDAYILDDEAILRKAQGAVEKGAHEFCLMGGVLPDADIEYYEHLIHILKDEYPKVMVHGFSPTMISDACMVSGIDIAEGCERLRDAGLDTLPGTAAEILTDRSREIICPEKVSVAEWIDIVKTAHEVGIPGSATIMYGHVETIEERVEHIDIIRKIQEETHGFTEFIPMTFMHEYSPIFLEGQSNFGATGTQDLKLYAVSRLMLRDLIPNIQVSWVKMGYRFAQVSLTAGANDLGGTLGGDELSEASGAPDGVEASIDSLSRLVTDLNRNPIERNSKYTEFYPIQ
- a CDS encoding thymidylate kinase — protein: MNKFIVIDGLDGSGKDTQVRLLAEMYEKQGRDVVVRSHPCSDNRFGRKSKKALLKRGKFNHFLATVYYGLDAVRSVVKYSHSDDVDVLIFSRYILAVMYLPDAINTIIYKIVAFVLPTSDCMFFLDITPEESLRRINSRSEDIEMFENIESLKKNRLRSQKFTYNWTVVPADGSAEEISEKIKEKCLESDKALN
- the priS gene encoding DNA primase catalytic subunit PriS, whose protein sequence is MFSKATLKERRQYYREEWSVKDLPDFISADLKKREFGFDHNGRGPNDRYKVFRGSESLGKFLKYKAPFAAYISVAFYNNPKRRGDWLKAEYIFDVDAKDIPIRSCQCNGVCETCLGEALEIVNSLIDTLQSDLGLKNIHLIYSGRGYHIRILDEEMMLANSELRSEVLKYVAGAEVPKSQFMNSEVSNQSFNFEHFTIPIGYSKIFTQKVKYNILHLVGNEKIDGINPKLMKDIIASRHHLENDDWGYFKRDIGPRRYKNLVEAMARVNLSTIDAKVSIDLKRILRLPSSLHSKVSMKCMEVKDRENFDPFDKAVPKFVYERKGV